The following proteins are co-located in the Macaca thibetana thibetana isolate TM-01 chromosome 6, ASM2454274v1, whole genome shotgun sequence genome:
- the IL13 gene encoding interleukin-13: MVSGVTTWAYKSCHKTPRPQATQPMRPLLNPLLLALGLMALLLTMVIALTCLGGFASPSPVPPSTALKELIEELVNITQNQKAPLCNGSMVWSINLTAGVYCAALESLINVSGCSAIEKTQRMLNGFCPHKVSAGQFSSLRVRDTKIEVAQFVKDLLLHLKKLFREGQFN; the protein is encoded by the exons ATGGTGTCAGGCGTCACCACTTGGGCCTATAAAAGCTGCCACAAGACGCCAAGGCCACAAGCCACCCAGCCTATGCGTCCGCTCCTCAATCCTCTCCTGTTGGCACTGGGCCTCATGGCGCTCTTGTTGACCATGGTCATTGCTCTCACTTGCCTCGGCGGCTTTGCCTCCCCAAGCCCTGTGCCTCCCTCTAcagccctcaaggagctcattGAGGAGCTGGTCAACATCACCCAGAACCAGAAG GCCCCGCTCTGCAATGGCAGCATGGTGTGGAGCATCAACCTGACAGCTGGCGTG TACTGTGCAGCCCTGGAATCCCTGATCAACGTGTCAGGCTGCAGTGCCATCGAGAAGACCCAGAGGATGCTGAACGGATTCTGCCCGCACAAGGTCTCAGCTGGG CAGTTTTCCAGCTTGCGTGTCCGAGACACCAAAATCGAGGTGGCCCAGTTTGTAAAGGACCTGCTCTTACATTTAAAGAAACTTTTTCGCGAGGGACAGTTCAACTGA